From Natronolimnobius sp. AArcel1, one genomic window encodes:
- a CDS encoding sugar phosphate nucleotidyltransferase, whose product MKAIVLAGGYATRLWPITKHRPKMFLPIGEETVIDRIFAELEADNRVDDVFVSTNERFASDFELHLEESEFDKPQLSIEETTGEDEKFGVVGALAQLIERENISDDLMVIAGDNLISFDISEFIDYFEKVDNPTLAAYDVGSRERAKSYGLVDLTGDRVVDFQEKPDEPNSTLVSIACYAFPQETLSLFPTYLEEGNNPDEPGWFVQWLQNREPTYAYTFEGAWFDIGTPESYLDAVAWHLDGESRINPDASLENTRIGENTHIMEGATLVDAEIENAVVFPNATIEATTIQRSIIDTETSIANFDLASALIGPQHHLSKESE is encoded by the coding sequence ATGAAGGCAATTGTTCTTGCTGGCGGGTACGCAACTCGCCTTTGGCCGATCACAAAACACCGTCCAAAGATGTTTCTGCCAATCGGTGAAGAGACAGTCATAGATCGTATCTTCGCCGAGTTAGAAGCGGATAATAGAGTTGACGATGTGTTCGTTAGTACAAATGAACGATTCGCATCAGACTTTGAGTTGCATCTTGAAGAGAGTGAGTTTGACAAACCACAACTATCGATTGAAGAGACAACAGGCGAAGACGAGAAATTCGGTGTTGTTGGTGCCCTTGCACAGCTAATTGAGCGTGAGAATATCAGCGACGATCTAATGGTCATCGCTGGAGATAACTTAATTAGTTTTGATATCTCTGAGTTTATTGATTATTTTGAGAAAGTAGACAATCCAACACTTGCAGCTTACGATGTTGGATCTCGTGAACGCGCAAAATCCTACGGGCTAGTTGATCTTACAGGTGATCGTGTTGTTGACTTCCAAGAGAAACCAGATGAGCCAAACAGCACACTGGTCTCCATCGCGTGTTATGCATTCCCACAAGAAACACTCTCATTGTTCCCAACGTATCTTGAAGAGGGGAATAATCCGGATGAACCGGGATGGTTCGTCCAATGGCTTCAGAATCGTGAACCAACATATGCATATACATTCGAAGGCGCGTGGTTTGATATTGGGACGCCAGAAAGCTATCTCGATGCAGTCGCCTGGCATCTAGATGGTGAATCACGTATCAACCCGGACGCATCCCTCGAAAACACAAGGATTGGTGAAAATACACACATAATGGAAGGCGCGACTCTCGTTGATGCTGAAATTGAAAATGCAGTGGTTTTCCCGAATGCGACAATTGAAGCCACAACAATCCAGCGGTCGATTATCGATACAGAAACATCGATTGCAAACTTTGATCTGGCCAGTGCGTTGATCGGCCCACAACACCACCTCTCGAAAGAGAGCGAGTGA
- a CDS encoding NAD-dependent epimerase/dehydratase family protein, producing the protein MQEQTILITGGAGFIGSNLANHLSADNEVIAIDDEYLGTAENLRSEVDYRKHSVLEDDLPTDVDVVFHLAALSSYAMHEEDPTTGARVNVEGFVNVVDQARQEGCDTIVYASTSSIYGSQTDPSPESMPVAVNTGYEASKLARERYGEYFANHYDMSMAGMRFFSVYQGYGGAEEHKGEYANVISQFADDLASGEAPVLYGDGTQTRDFTHVDDIVRGLELAAEHDLTGVYNLGTGTAYSFNELVEMLNEELGTDIEPEYIENPIPESVYVHDTCADSNRMHDETGWEPLITLDEGLEQVCEPYY; encoded by the coding sequence ATGCAGGAACAAACCATCTTGATTACTGGTGGGGCGGGGTTCATCGGTTCAAACCTCGCAAATCATCTCTCCGCAGATAACGAAGTCATCGCAATCGACGACGAATATCTCGGTACCGCGGAAAATCTTCGGTCGGAAGTCGACTATCGTAAGCACAGTGTGCTTGAGGACGACCTTCCGACGGACGTCGATGTCGTCTTTCACCTTGCGGCGCTGTCTTCGTACGCAATGCACGAAGAGGACCCCACGACGGGCGCTCGTGTGAATGTCGAAGGGTTCGTGAATGTCGTGGACCAAGCACGACAGGAGGGCTGTGATACCATTGTCTACGCCTCAACGTCATCGATATATGGCAGTCAAACTGATCCATCACCAGAGAGTATGCCGGTCGCGGTCAACACCGGCTACGAAGCTTCGAAACTCGCCCGCGAGCGATACGGCGAGTACTTCGCGAATCACTACGACATGTCGATGGCTGGCATGCGCTTTTTCTCCGTCTATCAGGGCTATGGCGGGGCTGAAGAACACAAAGGAGAGTATGCAAACGTAATTTCCCAATTCGCTGACGACCTCGCAAGCGGTGAGGCACCTGTCCTGTACGGTGACGGGACGCAGACGCGAGACTTTACGCACGTCGACGATATCGTTCGCGGCCTTGAACTTGCGGCTGAGCACGACCTTACCGGTGTCTACAATCTTGGAACTGGTACAGCGTACAGCTTTAATGAACTCGTCGAGATGCTCAATGAAGAACTTGGGACCGATATCGAACCAGAGTATATTGAGAACCCTATTCCCGAGTCGGTATATGTCCATGACACATGTGCTGATTCTAATCGAATGCATGATGAGACCGGTTGGGAACCATTGATCACACTAGACGAAGGTCTTGAACAGGTGTGCGAACCGTACTACTGA
- a CDS encoding GDP-mannose 4,6-dehydratase → MHVLVTGGAGFIGGHLAKHFAREGHNVTVLDNFEPYYDLGIKEHNVDAARTAADEAGSTYELKQGSITDADLIDELVADADVIYHQAAQAGVRTSVEEPQKVNQYNVNGSLTLLEAARRHDVTRVVVASSSSVYGKPENLPYDEDHPTTPVSPYGVSKLATEQYARVYNEVYGLPTVSLRYFTVYGPRMRPNMAITNFVSRCLHGEPPVIYGDGNQTRDFTYIDDVKRVNGQLLTDDSADGEILNVGSTDNIDIETLAEVVRDEIDPSLELKYGDPREGDAEHTHADISKANDLLGYKPMTDIREGVSKFIDWYRDNQNWYDPLVRLS, encoded by the coding sequence ATGCACGTCCTCGTTACTGGTGGGGCCGGGTTTATCGGTGGCCATCTCGCCAAACATTTCGCTCGAGAGGGCCACAACGTAACCGTCCTCGATAACTTTGAGCCCTACTACGATCTCGGAATTAAGGAGCACAACGTTGATGCAGCCCGCACTGCAGCAGATGAGGCGGGGTCGACCTACGAACTCAAGCAGGGATCGATCACTGATGCCGACCTCATCGACGAACTCGTCGCGGACGCAGACGTCATCTATCACCAGGCCGCCCAGGCCGGCGTCCGGACAAGCGTCGAGGAACCACAGAAGGTCAATCAGTACAACGTCAACGGCTCTCTCACTCTCCTCGAGGCAGCTCGCCGCCACGACGTAACACGCGTCGTGGTTGCCTCGTCCTCGTCTGTCTACGGCAAACCAGAGAATCTCCCCTACGACGAAGACCATCCAACGACCCCCGTCTCCCCCTACGGTGTCTCCAAGCTCGCGACCGAACAGTACGCCCGTGTCTACAACGAGGTGTACGGACTCCCGACGGTCTCCTTACGATACTTCACAGTCTACGGCCCCCGGATGCGACCGAACATGGCGATCACGAACTTTGTCTCGCGCTGCCTTCACGGCGAGCCGCCAGTCATCTACGGTGACGGTAACCAGACCCGCGACTTCACCTACATCGATGACGTGAAACGAGTCAACGGCCAGCTCCTTACGGATGACAGTGCCGACGGCGAAATCCTCAACGTTGGCTCAACGGACAATATCGACATCGAAACCCTCGCCGAAGTCGTCCGGGATGAGATTGATCCCTCCCTCGAACTCAAGTACGGCGATCCGCGCGAAGGAGATGCCGAACACACTCACGCCGATATCTCGAAGGCGAACGATCTACTCGGCTACAAGCCGATGACGGATATCCGAGAGGGCGTCTCGAAGTTCATTGACTGGTACCGCGACAATCAGAACTGGTATGACCCGTTGGTCAGACTGTCCTAA
- a CDS encoding oligosaccharide flippase family protein: protein MSSKEKTISDIIVIGIIQIAIRVRGIVFIPVISIYLGVGAFGAYAQILALTSLLELVFGLGLYGGLVRFGQKDKYDLSNLYFSYMFLSFLSGLIVAILFYHFSADLSAVTLGTSEYAAAFQIGSALILTNILSRIGKNYFRVDSRMKIFGLLEGIKAYASIISVAYIVLFEGMGISEVILVIVLVEAIFVLLINFYIIWEAGFTSPSFPDIKDGLRYSIPLSISSLGSNLSSRADRILIGVFLGDSAVGIYSIAYELATGMRIYTLPIRQTFFPEFSRFIENGEIDTCKEYIDAGVRYFLMISIPTVGGLYLIGPTVASLLVGTGEPVPTAALMVILATGLLLSGVDRMYSVVLDANDRTARVTSVRLLGAFFNIILNLLLIPEFGVVGAAFATLLTYAFTVFAIYLSINIIKQSIPTKTLISSVLSTIVMVYTIRLFNIESIILVPFLGSLLYFTLLFAFGELNIKRFTSNFDYVGRG from the coding sequence ATGAGTTCTAAGGAAAAGACGATTTCCGACATAATAGTGATCGGCATAATACAAATTGCGATTCGTGTTCGAGGAATAGTATTTATTCCAGTAATTTCTATCTATCTTGGTGTTGGCGCATTCGGCGCATATGCGCAAATATTGGCATTAACCTCTTTGCTTGAATTAGTCTTTGGATTAGGATTGTATGGTGGATTGGTTCGGTTTGGCCAGAAGGATAAATACGATTTATCCAACCTATATTTTTCCTATATGTTCTTGTCTTTCTTGAGTGGTCTTATAGTTGCCATATTATTTTATCATTTTTCAGCAGATCTCTCAGCTGTGACCTTGGGTACCTCTGAGTATGCAGCAGCATTTCAGATTGGGTCAGCACTCATATTAACAAATATTTTATCGCGAATTGGAAAGAACTATTTCAGAGTTGATTCGAGGATGAAAATATTTGGGTTATTAGAAGGGATAAAAGCCTATGCATCAATAATATCTGTTGCATATATTGTCTTGTTTGAAGGGATGGGGATTAGTGAAGTCATCTTGGTTATTGTTCTAGTAGAGGCTATTTTCGTGCTATTAATAAATTTCTACATAATATGGGAAGCGGGGTTTACATCTCCATCCTTTCCAGATATAAAAGATGGACTTAGGTATTCAATACCATTATCTATCTCTTCTCTCGGATCAAACTTATCATCGCGCGCAGACAGAATCCTTATCGGTGTCTTTTTAGGGGATTCGGCAGTGGGAATCTATTCTATTGCCTATGAACTCGCAACAGGTATGCGAATTTACACACTTCCTATTAGACAAACATTTTTCCCAGAATTTAGTCGATTTATTGAGAATGGTGAGATAGACACCTGCAAGGAGTATATAGATGCAGGAGTAAGGTATTTTTTGATGATTTCTATTCCTACTGTTGGAGGTCTTTATCTTATAGGTCCTACGGTTGCATCCCTCTTAGTCGGAACCGGTGAACCAGTTCCAACTGCAGCTCTAATGGTTATTCTAGCAACTGGTCTTTTACTCAGTGGAGTTGACCGGATGTATTCAGTAGTATTAGATGCGAATGATCGCACTGCTCGTGTAACCAGCGTTCGACTTCTGGGGGCTTTTTTCAATATTATACTAAATCTACTTCTTATTCCTGAATTTGGAGTTGTTGGTGCAGCATTTGCTACTCTTCTAACGTATGCTTTTACAGTATTTGCTATCTACCTGAGCATAAATATAATAAAACAATCTATTCCAACAAAAACTTTGATTTCTTCGGTACTTTCAACCATAGTTATGGTCTATACGATAAGGTTATTCAATATAGAATCGATTATTCTAGTACCTTTTCTCGGTTCCCTACTTTATTTCACATTGTTATTTGCGTTTGGCGAGTTGAACATCAAGAGATTCACATCAAATTTTGATTATGTTGGTAGAGGATAG
- a CDS encoding sugar phosphate nucleotidyltransferase translates to MDSVSAVVLAGGEGERLQPLTRNRPKPHLPVTTTPLLEYVFDQLIAAGVESITVVVGYKRNRIQAHFGPTYRTIPLTYVTQEQLHGSGHALLVAESEVSGTVLVVNGDQFAEGPMITHVLNAHDTNSAVATLTALDRTDIEPYGGLVLEDSAVVDLVENPMDDRPYYLNAGVYAFEHDIFDELRHLNPNVGELSLIDGILSLLESEKTVRATVSEGTWIDATYPWDLLKMSSAFLDAEISGKNHENNIASSAAIHDSAVIHDPVMIANDCVIGPGAVVGPYTCLGENVTVESNAAVERSIIDSDTRVGVSATVVDCVAGTGVRIGNGTTIPGGSSDIALGDRIFENVTLGAVFGDRVTDHGNNTYCPGTIVEPNSEIETGTIVRGTVSEDKTIKS, encoded by the coding sequence ATGGATTCGGTTTCCGCTGTTGTTCTTGCAGGGGGAGAAGGGGAACGGCTTCAACCACTCACTCGTAACCGGCCAAAGCCGCACTTACCAGTTACTACAACACCACTTCTTGAATACGTTTTCGATCAACTCATCGCGGCTGGTGTAGAAAGTATTACTGTCGTCGTTGGCTACAAACGAAATCGTATACAAGCACACTTTGGACCAACGTATCGTACAATTCCGCTCACGTACGTGACTCAAGAGCAATTACATGGAAGCGGCCACGCACTACTAGTTGCTGAATCTGAAGTCAGTGGCACGGTCCTAGTTGTCAATGGTGATCAGTTTGCAGAGGGCCCGATGATAACTCATGTTCTGAATGCCCACGACACTAATTCAGCAGTTGCAACCCTTACTGCCTTAGATCGAACAGATATTGAACCATATGGAGGACTTGTTCTTGAGGATTCTGCTGTGGTGGATCTCGTAGAGAATCCCATGGATGATAGACCATATTATCTAAATGCGGGCGTGTATGCATTTGAACACGATATCTTCGATGAACTTCGCCATCTCAATCCAAATGTTGGAGAGTTGTCTCTGATTGATGGCATCTTATCACTCCTTGAATCAGAAAAAACTGTTCGAGCAACTGTTTCTGAGGGAACGTGGATTGATGCAACATATCCATGGGATTTGCTCAAAATGTCGTCTGCATTTTTGGATGCTGAAATCAGTGGTAAGAATCATGAGAATAACATTGCATCCTCTGCAGCAATCCATGATTCAGCGGTCATTCATGATCCAGTTATGATTGCCAATGATTGTGTAATCGGACCAGGAGCTGTCGTTGGTCCATATACCTGTCTTGGTGAGAATGTCACTGTTGAATCAAATGCAGCTGTTGAACGAAGCATAATTGACTCGGATACACGGGTTGGTGTTAGCGCGACAGTTGTTGATTGCGTAGCTGGAACTGGTGTTCGGATTGGGAATGGAACGACGATTCCTGGTGGTTCAAGTGATATCGCTCTCGGTGATCGGATCTTTGAAAATGTAACACTAGGTGCTGTATTTGGAGACCGTGTGACAGATCATGGCAACAATACGTACTGCCCGGGTACGATCGTTGAACCAAACAGCGAGATAGAAACTGGAACAATTGTCCGTGGGACGGTTTCAGAAGATAAAACCATCAAATCGTAA
- a CDS encoding glycosyltransferase family 4 protein, translating to MHVSIIAGSLDLTGAGSNISLDILARTLTEYGHNVEVITIDPTGSNALTYDTPYSVSTISELVRKKHISSLFNSREFKLLEGKSDIFHIFDPIFAPIFGYYRYLGGSVPVVCRLNSYTMFCSNTMMMDGNCHKNCSTIDRVRHSESSTGSKVFKSPLFLISSLSIPDVVNSIDKFFAQSPSVKNIYEETGIDPQKIKVITNFYDPDFGEPNTERKVDFERDCFNVLYVGRVKEKKGVDLLLDASQHSEFDLTIDIVGDGEARASLETQAKSLSIGDNINFHGWVDHDDLKNYYGQSNLFVQPSRWVEPSGRALLEAMQYNCPAVVSNIGGPPWIVGNAGLVFEKNNSKDLANKIDLLYKNKEKYKDLRRKCSSRIDGFNPEKIIREIEEEYISATSNGY from the coding sequence ATGCACGTTTCCATAATAGCTGGTTCGTTAGATTTGACTGGTGCTGGATCCAATATTAGTCTGGATATCTTAGCCCGAACCCTAACTGAGTATGGTCACAATGTAGAAGTGATAACAATTGATCCGACTGGGTCCAACGCCCTCACTTATGATACTCCTTATTCAGTCTCCACAATTAGTGAACTGGTTAGGAAAAAACACATATCAAGTCTATTCAATAGTAGAGAGTTTAAGCTATTGGAGGGTAAGTCAGACATATTTCACATATTTGATCCCATCTTCGCCCCAATTTTTGGATACTATCGATATTTAGGGGGCTCTGTACCAGTAGTATGTCGCCTAAATTCGTATACCATGTTCTGTTCTAACACTATGATGATGGATGGAAACTGCCATAAAAATTGCAGTACTATTGACAGGGTAAGACACTCGGAATCTAGTACTGGTAGTAAAGTTTTTAAGTCCCCATTGTTCTTGATATCCTCACTCTCAATCCCGGATGTTGTTAACTCCATAGATAAATTTTTCGCCCAAAGCCCTAGTGTGAAAAATATATATGAAGAAACAGGTATTGATCCTCAGAAGATAAAGGTGATAACTAACTTTTATGACCCGGATTTTGGAGAGCCAAATACAGAGAGAAAAGTAGACTTTGAAAGAGACTGTTTTAATGTTCTGTATGTTGGCAGAGTGAAAGAGAAGAAGGGTGTGGATTTGCTACTTGACGCTAGTCAGCACTCTGAGTTTGACCTCACAATTGATATAGTAGGTGACGGCGAAGCTCGAGCCTCATTGGAGACACAGGCAAAAAGCCTCTCGATAGGTGATAATATAAATTTCCATGGATGGGTAGATCATGATGATTTAAAAAATTATTATGGCCAATCTAATTTATTTGTACAGCCAAGTCGATGGGTAGAACCATCAGGCCGTGCTTTATTAGAAGCTATGCAATATAATTGCCCGGCAGTTGTTTCGAACATTGGAGGCCCACCTTGGATCGTTGGAAATGCAGGTCTGGTATTCGAAAAGAATAATAGCAAAGACCTGGCAAACAAAATTGATCTGCTATACAAAAATAAGGAGAAATACAAAGATTTAAGAAGGAAATGTTCATCACGAATAGACGGATTTAATCCAGAAAAGATAATAAGAGAAATAGAAGAGGAATATATTTCAGCTACTAGTAACGGATACTGA
- a CDS encoding NAD-dependent epimerase/dehydratase family protein, giving the protein MQDRRVLVTGGAGFIGTHLSERLLADGATVTVVDDCSNGHRKWVPDDATFVQRDLTESDALEGVLTEEFDLVFHLAASKAVNTDSPREQFEANTQMTYNVLETMHDVGVSELAYTSTSTVYGEAPRPTPEDYAPLEPISIYGASKLADEGLCSTYAHSHDLTVRTFRFANIVGSRLRGAVIPDFIEKLDENPDVLTILGNGRQEKSYMHVSDCVDAMLHVLENATGPLATYNLGTRTTTSVNRIADIVSDELGLDPDYEYTGGDRGWTGDVPKMRLSIEKLDALGWEPEYESDAAVRQSTRELVNGLELEDE; this is encoded by the coding sequence ATGCAAGATCGACGTGTGCTTGTCACGGGTGGGGCTGGTTTTATTGGGACACACCTCAGTGAACGACTACTCGCTGATGGCGCAACAGTCACTGTTGTCGATGACTGTTCGAACGGCCATCGAAAATGGGTCCCTGATGACGCAACCTTCGTACAGCGTGATCTGACCGAATCGGACGCACTTGAGGGAGTCCTCACCGAAGAGTTTGATCTCGTGTTCCACCTCGCAGCCTCGAAGGCTGTCAACACGGACAGTCCCAGAGAGCAGTTTGAAGCGAACACCCAGATGACGTACAACGTCCTCGAGACGATGCATGACGTCGGCGTCTCGGAACTTGCCTATACTTCCACATCCACAGTATACGGAGAAGCACCACGGCCAACACCCGAAGATTACGCACCGCTCGAGCCAATCAGCATCTATGGGGCGAGCAAGCTTGCAGACGAAGGACTTTGTTCAACGTATGCCCATTCACACGATCTAACTGTTCGAACGTTCCGATTCGCGAATATCGTTGGTTCTAGACTTCGTGGTGCTGTTATCCCTGACTTCATCGAAAAATTAGACGAGAATCCGGATGTGTTGACCATCCTCGGAAATGGGAGACAAGAAAAATCCTACATGCACGTTTCAGACTGTGTTGACGCTATGTTGCATGTCCTCGAGAACGCAACTGGCCCACTCGCGACATATAATCTCGGAACACGAACCACAACCTCTGTAAATCGTATCGCGGATATTGTCAGCGACGAATTGGGTCTTGATCCTGATTACGAGTACACTGGTGGTGACCGTGGATGGACCGGTGACGTTCCAAAGATGCGCCTATCTATCGAGAAACTCGACGCGCTTGGATGGGAACCAGAATACGAAAGCGATGCTGCAGTCCGACAATCGACTCGAGAGTTAGTGAATGGTCTCGAACTAGAAGACGAATAG
- a CDS encoding HVO_A0556 family zinc finger protein codes for MRQLTENQSSAHSVLDALEGGVCSFCGDGELVRNTYKDNDAVVCSNCHTPGAQNW; via the coding sequence ATGCGACAACTAACTGAAAACCAGTCTTCGGCACATTCAGTTCTTGATGCACTCGAAGGGGGAGTGTGCTCATTCTGTGGTGATGGGGAACTCGTACGAAACACATACAAGGACAACGATGCGGTCGTCTGCTCTAATTGTCATACTCCTGGTGCCCAGAACTGGTGA
- a CDS encoding glycosyltransferase family 2 protein has product MSSKSKPDDTGSLQPEREGQVIGNQSADELLVDRTSEFDPELTVVMPTLNEEEGIGICLEWIKEAIEELQVRTEIIVSDSSTDRTPEIAREMGAIVVEPDKGGYGYAYRYAFERARGDYIAMGDADTTYDFKEIPRLLKELEKADADMVMGSRLNGEIKPGAMPTLHQYIGNPMLTRFLNAFYGAGVSDAHSGFRIFTSEAYETMDLKTSGMEFASEMIMEAGAKDLEIVETPIVYHEREGEETLESFKDGWRHVRFMLVNAPGYLFLVPGLLMGFLGTVVMGTAASGLAVSGVNLGIHSMIAGSLLAIVGYQVASLGVFASVASDPIQKPSDPITERVTGSLSLERGATVGLMVFTAGTLYAGLLVYQWILSGFSSISFTIGSLGAFTAIVVGLQTVFSSFFLSAVDQ; this is encoded by the coding sequence ATGTCTTCAAAATCAAAACCAGATGATACTGGCTCCCTCCAACCCGAACGGGAGGGGCAAGTAATCGGCAATCAGTCGGCGGATGAGCTACTCGTCGATCGGACGAGCGAGTTCGATCCGGAACTGACCGTTGTGATGCCGACACTCAACGAAGAAGAAGGGATCGGAATTTGTCTCGAGTGGATCAAAGAAGCGATTGAGGAACTTCAGGTGCGAACGGAAATCATCGTCAGCGACAGTTCAACGGATCGGACACCCGAAATCGCACGTGAGATGGGAGCAATCGTCGTTGAACCCGACAAGGGTGGGTACGGGTACGCGTATCGCTACGCGTTCGAACGCGCCCGCGGAGACTACATCGCGATGGGTGACGCTGACACCACCTACGACTTCAAGGAAATTCCGCGACTCTTGAAGGAACTCGAGAAAGCCGATGCGGACATGGTCATGGGAAGTCGGCTGAACGGGGAGATCAAACCCGGCGCGATGCCGACCCTCCATCAGTACATTGGCAATCCGATGTTGACGCGGTTTCTGAACGCGTTCTATGGAGCCGGTGTCAGCGACGCTCACAGCGGCTTCCGGATTTTCACTAGTGAGGCCTACGAGACGATGGACCTCAAGACGAGTGGAATGGAGTTCGCCTCAGAGATGATTATGGAAGCCGGCGCGAAGGACCTCGAGATTGTCGAGACGCCAATTGTCTATCACGAACGGGAAGGCGAGGAGACGCTCGAGAGTTTCAAAGACGGATGGCGACACGTGCGGTTCATGCTGGTGAACGCGCCCGGGTATCTGTTCTTGGTTCCTGGGTTGTTGATGGGGTTCCTTGGGACGGTCGTAATGGGAACCGCCGCGAGCGGGCTTGCTGTAAGCGGTGTCAATCTCGGTATTCACTCGATGATCGCCGGCAGTCTATTGGCTATCGTCGGCTATCAGGTGGCGAGCCTCGGCGTGTTTGCTTCCGTTGCAAGCGATCCGATTCAGAAACCTTCAGATCCAATTACTGAACGTGTGACGGGGTCATTGTCACTCGAGCGTGGGGCAACTGTTGGACTCATGGTTTTCACTGCCGGTACTCTGTATGCTGGTTTGCTCGTGTATCAGTGGATCTTGAGCGGGTTCAGTTCAATCTCATTTACGATTGGATCGCTCGGAGCGTTTACTGCGATTGTGGTTGGTTTGCAGACGGTATTCTCGTCGTTCTTCTTGAGTGCAGTTGATCAGTAA
- a CDS encoding ABC transporter permease: MSDRSSGIRSLLARWAARIQAASTITIAQLRHHRLRFGLAIVGIGLAVLAMTLLAGAGIGVVDTGYQQFDAADRDLWVSAGETRLTTAGGGGFENSLYDSRNVSSDLSDHDEVHTAIPMAFDTVYVGTDPGDNFQTFIGTGVSQGGPSVQVTEGEDFGSDTYYADGSYDGERTNEVVVDEETADALEIDIGDTLYVGGTLGSARENEVTVIGMSPTFERMLGTSTVVMPLSELHDVTGTTQTEPATFITVTLESGADSEAVQSDLEESFPEYEIRSNQEQLESVIQEQALVLAAGGALIALAVGAGITLTFNLLSLVVFQQRATFAALTAQGVSSSLLITSVIGQGLAIGFIGGLVGVLFTIPAVNVLNRVAEAVVGFEGLVQTSPEIMLGGFAIAVVIGTVAAAFAGWRVSRTPPLEHL, from the coding sequence ATGTCTGACCGCAGTTCAGGGATTAGATCTCTGCTTGCTCGGTGGGCTGCTCGGATTCAAGCAGCAAGTACGATCACAATTGCTCAACTCCGACATCATCGTCTTCGCTTCGGCCTCGCCATTGTAGGGATTGGACTTGCCGTTTTAGCGATGACGTTACTCGCCGGTGCCGGTATTGGTGTTGTCGATACTGGCTATCAACAATTTGATGCAGCTGATCGAGACTTGTGGGTGTCTGCTGGCGAAACAAGGCTAACAACAGCCGGTGGTGGTGGCTTCGAGAATTCATTGTATGATTCTCGGAATGTTTCTTCAGACCTCAGCGATCATGATGAGGTACACACCGCGATACCAATGGCATTCGATACTGTATATGTGGGTACAGATCCGGGAGACAATTTTCAGACGTTTATTGGTACCGGGGTTTCACAGGGTGGACCATCTGTTCAGGTAACTGAGGGCGAAGACTTCGGGTCCGATACGTACTATGCCGATGGAAGTTACGATGGGGAACGAACGAATGAGGTTGTCGTTGATGAGGAGACTGCTGATGCTCTCGAGATCGACATTGGGGATACACTCTATGTTGGTGGTACACTTGGGAGCGCACGGGAGAATGAGGTCACTGTTATTGGGATGTCACCAACCTTTGAGAGAATGCTTGGTACGTCTACCGTTGTTATGCCCCTGAGTGAATTACACGATGTAACAGGGACGACTCAAACCGAACCTGCGACGTTCATCACAGTTACTCTCGAAAGTGGCGCTGACAGTGAAGCTGTTCAGTCAGATCTTGAGGAGTCATTTCCTGAGTATGAAATTCGGTCAAACCAAGAGCAACTTGAGAGCGTCATTCAAGAGCAAGCACTCGTACTTGCAGCAGGTGGTGCGTTGATCGCGCTTGCAGTTGGTGCTGGAATAACACTTACATTTAACCTACTGTCACTGGTCGTGTTTCAACAACGAGCAACTTTCGCTGCATTGACTGCCCAGGGTGTTTCATCATCGTTGCTAATCACCTCTGTTATCGGTCAAGGACTCGCAATCGGTTTTATTGGCGGTCTTGTAGGTGTCCTTTTTACGATCCCTGCAGTCAATGTATTGAATAGAGTGGCGGAAGCAGTCGTCGGGTTTGAAGGACTGGTTCAAACGTCGCCCGAAATTATGTTGGGTGGATTTGCGATTGCCGTTGTTATTGGCACGGTCGCTGCAGCGTTTGCGGGCTGGCGTGTGAGCCGGACTCCACCACTTGAACACCTTTGA